TTTTCAAGGAGCGAAGAACATGGAACCCTTTCTCGGCGAGATTCGTCTGTTCCCTTGGGCCTGGGCCCCACAAGGCTGGCTTTTGTGTCAGGGCCAGGTGCTGGCGGTAAACGACTACATGGCGCTGGCAACACTGCTCGGCAACCGTTACGGCGGCGACGGCCGAACCACCTTCGGCCTGCCGGACCTGCGAGGCCGGGCAGCACTGGGGGAGAATCTCGGTGCTTCGACCGCCCCTTTGCTGGATCTGCGGGAGCTGGCCAGCATGGACGGAACCGAACTGGTCGCGCTGAATGCCAGCAACCTGGCAACCCACAGCCATATCGCCAACGTCTCAACCGCAGCAGGTGTCGCCGGGCCGGCGGGCAATATTCCCGCCATCAGTTCGAACTCCAAAGGCGCTGTCTCGAGATCCACCTATGTAGCCTTCGGCGATACAAGTCACGTGACGCTCAACATCACCACGGTGGTGAGCCCTCCCGGCCTTCCGATGTTGAACATCCAGCCGTCGATCGGCGGCAACTTCTGCATTGCCATCACTGGTACCTACCCACCTCGGTAAGCAAACGCCCACAGCCTAACGACTAAGGAAAGCAATATGTCTGATGCATACCTCGGAGAGATCCGTATGTTTGCCGGCAACTTCGCCCCCAAGGGCTGGGCCTTGTGCAATGGCACCGAGTTGCCGGTCAAGGGCAACGACGCCCTGTTCAGCTTGATCGGCAGTACCTATGGCGGCGATGGCCGGAACACCTTCAAGCTCCCGGACTACCGCGGCAGAACCCCTGTCGGTCAGGGCAGCGGACCGGGCTTGTCTAGCTGGTCCCTGGCCGAGAGGGCGGGCGTCGAGCAGATCACTCTCACAGCAGAGAACACGCCACCGCATATTCATGGATTCCAGGTCAGTGCCAACGAGGCGGCATCCGCCGTGCCGGTTGCCATCACCCCACCGATCAATAGCCTGAGTTTCGGCAAGTTCAAGCGGGTAAGCCCGACAGACAGCGTCACCGGGCTTTACAGCAAGGGAACCAACAATTCCACAATGGTCAGCTTGAACCCGAGTTTTCTCAGCCCGGCCCTGGGCGTGGCCAATAAATCGGTCGCCCCCCACAGCAACATGATGGGGTCCCTGGTGATCAACTACATCATCTGCATGACGGGCCTCTACCCATCGAAGCCCTAGTCCCTCTTTTTTCAGGAGCGATCGACCATGGATGCTTTTACTGGTGAAATTCGGCTTTTTCCCTTCAACTTCGCCCCTGTGGACTGGGCCGTCTGCGACGGTCGACTGTTGCTCGTGAATGAGTATCAAGCGCTCTATTCAGTGATCGCCAACATTTATGGTGGCAGTAACGGGATCAACTTCAATCTGCCCGATCTCCGCGGCCGCGTCGCCATAGGTGAGGGTCAGGCCCCCACCCTGAGCATGCGCACCCTGGGCCAGAAACTGGGCGGCGATAAGACCATCTTGAAACCGGAAAACTTCGCCCCCCACACCCATCAGGTATTGGCCCAGGATGGTAGCGACAACGCCATGGCCCTGGACCTAGCCGATAACACGGCCTACCTGGCACAACCACGGGGGATTCGCTTGTACAACGCCAGAGTGCAGGCCACTGGCGGGCCCAGCCTGCACCCCGATACGGTGGCCCCTGCCGGGATGGACACCGCCAAGGCCGAGTCGCAGCGTTATGCGATGCAACCCTTTCTGACGCTGCGCTATTGCATCTGCCTGAACGGCGAGTATCCACAAAGGTGGTGATAAGCCCAGCCTGCGCCCCCCTCCTGCAAGCGGTGCTGCCGGTCGGTGGCGCTCTGCGCCTGCAGAACACCACCGACCAGGCCTTCCTGCGGGAGTTGTTCGTGTCTCGCCGCTGGGCCGAGGTCCGTGCCGTACCCGGCTGGAGCGACGCCCAGCGCCACGCATTCCTGCACAGCCAAGCCGAGCTGCAACGCCAGCACTATGAGCGGCACTACCCGGGGGCACAGTGGCTGATCATCGAACAGGCCGGCGAAGCAATCGGCCGCCTGTGCCTGCATCGGCAAGCCACTGACCTGCGCGTCGTCGATATCGCCCTGCTGCCTCACTGCCAGGGCCTGGGCCTGGGCAGCGCATTGCTGCGGGAAATCCTGACCGAAGCCGATACCCAGGGCCACTCTTGTAGCCTGAGCGTCGA
The DNA window shown above is from Pseudomonas protegens CHA0 and carries:
- a CDS encoding phage tail protein, translating into MEPFLGEIRLFPWAWAPQGWLLCQGQVLAVNDYMALATLLGNRYGGDGRTTFGLPDLRGRAALGENLGASTAPLLDLRELASMDGTELVALNASNLATHSHIANVSTAAGVAGPAGNIPAISSNSKGAVSRSTYVAFGDTSHVTLNITTVVSPPGLPMLNIQPSIGGNFCIAITGTYPPR
- a CDS encoding phage tail protein, whose protein sequence is MSDAYLGEIRMFAGNFAPKGWALCNGTELPVKGNDALFSLIGSTYGGDGRNTFKLPDYRGRTPVGQGSGPGLSSWSLAERAGVEQITLTAENTPPHIHGFQVSANEAASAVPVAITPPINSLSFGKFKRVSPTDSVTGLYSKGTNNSTMVSLNPSFLSPALGVANKSVAPHSNMMGSLVINYIICMTGLYPSKP
- a CDS encoding phage tail protein; this translates as MDAFTGEIRLFPFNFAPVDWAVCDGRLLLVNEYQALYSVIANIYGGSNGINFNLPDLRGRVAIGEGQAPTLSMRTLGQKLGGDKTILKPENFAPHTHQVLAQDGSDNAMALDLADNTAYLAQPRGIRLYNARVQATGGPSLHPDTVAPAGMDTAKAESQRYAMQPFLTLRYCICLNGEYPQRW
- a CDS encoding GNAT family N-acetyltransferase, with the protein product MVISPACAPLLQAVLPVGGALRLQNTTDQAFLRELFVSRRWAEVRAVPGWSDAQRHAFLHSQAELQRQHYERHYPGAQWLIIEQAGEAIGRLCLHRQATDLRVVDIALLPHCQGLGLGSALLREILTEADTQGHSCSLSVELGSRAQGLYQRLGFLAGDENGLYVQMRRPARQLPREELDNP